One Silene latifolia isolate original U9 population chromosome 4, ASM4854445v1, whole genome shotgun sequence DNA segment encodes these proteins:
- the LOC141651312 gene encoding cation/H(+) antiporter 14-like, whose product MGDRTSIAWNEGNTTEGISIACQGFVMHSNVFGGIIRKVSSGLLFDVGIFLILYRFVRTLLKPLDMPFASQLLLLVKLVNVNLVGMYTDKFRMEITFKFFAAYITVNTTHQQFNQRVIPVIFSINASNYLLSTSSHLNDLRISNSKLGQLASSTSMVTDMSVICGMPMALLEETLDVRSYRLVIIIVMGYIGKFLGVIIPACFLRLPFSQATSLALIMSTRGVLDIPSILSSFKTGGLTPNHYAILILYSSITMGVLLPLVRLLYEPSTQYSTIIRRGVIDFQENSEVLLILVCIHKEETLPGLVHFLKAFYSTQQNPISILALQLLQLTGQCAMPIMAPLHEVSSISSLLSNIDRSNRIVNSFLHLERDTDGKTRSQHYVAISPYETMYNDICNLAYEKAVGLVILPFHISSGPDGTIIESSLAIREVINMVLKKAPCSVGLLVDRSSSQKHVIEKDAYMIWIVFIGGADDYEALAYGKIFSNHPCVRLHVIWLKPPKSDNDNVLDNEVMKKFRRSCKNNEKISFKEVVVNNGDETIQFMVSIKDDVNLILTGKFHNVHSVPLLGLSDGWSEYPELGILGDVFASSDFESSLLVVQHEPQNELDLDFEGKLH is encoded by the exons ATGGGAGATAGAACATCCATTGCATGGAATGAAGGTAACACAACAGAGGGAATATCAATAGCATGCCAAGGATTTGTGATGCATAGCAATGTATTTGGTGGCATTATTCGCAAAGTTTCATCGGGTCTGTTATTCGACGTCggaattttccttattttgtatCGATTCGTACGGACATTGCTCAAACCTCTTGATATGCCCTTCGCTTCCCAATTGCTT TTGTTGGTGAAATTGGTTAATGTTAACTTAGTCGGAATGTATACAGACAAATTTCGCATGGAGATCACTTTTAAATT CTTTGCAGCTTATATTACAGTCAATACAACACACCAACAATTTAATCAAAGGGTAATACCGGTTATATTTTCAATTAATGCCTCAAATTACTTGTTAAGCACGTCAAGCCACCTCAATGACCTCCGTATCAGCAACTCGAAACTGGGCCAATTGGCTTCTTCAACATCCATGGTTACAGACATGTCCGTTAT TTGTGGAATGCCTATGGCATTACTGGAAGAAACTCTTGATGTTCGCTCATATAGGCTTGTAATCATAATTGTAATGGGCTATATTGGCAAATTTCTTGGTGTCATTATCCCTGCATGCTTTCTTCGTCTTCCATTTTCACAAGCGACTTCGCTGGCTCTCATTATGTCTACTAGAGGAGTCCTCGACATTCCTTCCATTCTGTCATCGTTTAAAACAGGG GGCCTAACTCCAAATCACTATGCAATATTAATTCTGTATTCTTCGATTACAATGGGAGTATTATTACCATTGGTAAGATTATTATATGAGCCTTCAACACAATATTCAACAATTATAAGACGCGGCGTAATAGATTTCCAAGAAAACAGCGAAGTGCTACTGATATTAGTATGTATTCACAAAGAAGAGACCCTTCCGGGACTAGTTCACTTCCTAAAGGCTTTCTATAGCACTCAACAAAACCCGATTTCAATACTTGCCCTTCAGCTCTTGCAACTAACTGGCCAGTGTGCAATGCCGATCATGGCTCCTCTCCATGAAGTCTCatcgatttcttctctactttcaAACATTGATCGTTCTAATCGTATAGTTAATTCTTTCTTGCACCTTGAGCGAGACACTGATGGTAAGACTCGCTCTCAACATTATGTGGCAATATCACCATATGAGACTATGTATAACGATATATGCAACCTTGCATATGAAAAGGCGGTAGGCTTAGTCATTCTACCTTTCCACATAAGTTCTGGTCCTGATGGAACAATTATAGAATCTTCTTTGGCTATAAGAGAGGTGATCAACATGGTCCTAAAAAAGGCACCTTGCTCGGTTGGTCTCCTAGTTGACCGTTCAAGCTCTCAAAAACATGTCATCGAGAAAGACGCCTATATGATCTGGATTGTTTTCATAGGTGGGGCGGATGATTATGAAGCGCTTGCGTATGGTAAAATATTTTCTAATCATCCTTGCGTTCGGTTACATGTTATATGGCTAAAGCCTCCTAAGAGCGACAATGATAACGTACTTGACAATGAGGTAATGAAGAAATTTCGCAGGTCGTGTAAGAATAATGAGAAAATAAGTTTCAAAGAGGTTGTTGTGAATAATGGAGATGAAACTATACAATTTATGGTTTCGATAAAAGACGACGTTAATCTTATTCTGACTGGGAAGTTTCATAATGTACATAGTGTTCCATTGTTAGGGCTTTCAGATGGGTGGAGTGAATATCCGGAGCTTGGGATACTTGGTGACGTTTTTGCTAGTTCGGACTTTGAGTCTTCGCTTTTGGTAGTACAACATGAGCCTCAAAATGAGCTTGATTTGGATTTTGAAGGCAAATTACATTAG